Part of the Deltaproteobacteria bacterium genome is shown below.
GCCCGCCCGAGAGTTCACGCGGCAGACGGCTAGCAAAGTCACCGAGCCCCACCTGTTTAAGGGCCTGCATCGCCAAGGCGATGCGTTCGTGTTTAGGACGACGCTGGAGGGCGAGGGTGAATTCGGCATTTTCCAGAGCCGTCATGATTGGAATGAGATTATAGGCCTGAAACACAAAGCCGATACGATTGCGCCGGAGTAGCGATAGCTCGGAGCGCTTCATCTGCCCTAGCATACAATTCTCGATCATGATCGTGCCATTGGTCGGCACGTCAAGAGCTCCGATCAAATTTAGTAGCGTCGTCTTACCTGATCCTGACGGCCCTGAAAGAGCCAGAAACTCCCCCTTCATCACGTCAAGATTGATGTCAGACAGAGCTGTTACGGTCGGCGTGCGCTGATCGCCACCGTATGATTTGCTGACCTGTCTTACGCGCACAATAGGATCCTCGACCTTGCTCGCTACCATGCCGCCACCCCACCGCTAAGTATGCCACTAGATGATACTTTAATCGGATGGTTGGCTCAATTACGTGGCGCGGCCGTAAGCGCAGCTTGGGCTAAGCCTTGATCTAGGATCGCGTCGCCGCCAGCAGCATAGACGAGCGCCGCCTCAACGGCTACATCGGGCACCAGAGGCGCGCCGCCGCCGTCGCCGCGTGGTAGCCAGAGGAGCGCATCACCCCCGTCGCCCAGACTCACCGCACGACCGGCTCTGGTCGCTCCCGCTGTCGTGGTGCCCACTAAAACGGCCCGCCCACGCTGTTGCAAAAAGGCGGCTAACTGCTCACGCCCACCGCGGGTTCCTGCATCCACCAGGAGCACCAACTTCTTAGCAAACGGCGCCAAACCCAAGGGGCTCGCCGCCGTATCTTTGCTGGTGGGCAGGCTGATAAAGGGAGCCGCAAAGGTCAAACCACCATCAGCAAAGTCCCCGCGCAAATCCAGCACCAGTGCGTCTGCCTGAGCCTGCGCCTTGACGGCGAGGGCCGCGAGGGCCGTCTCCAGCGACCGATGGCAGGTCAGTGGCAACGGTGCGTACATGACACGCCTGCCCCCCACCTGACGAACAAAACTACCTAGGGTCTGATGACGCTTGAGGGCTTCTGCCATGCTGCTAGAGGTAACAGTCACTTTTATTTGCCGCGGCGCCTCCCACGGCAGACGCCTAAGGCCCAGCTGCACCTGCGCCGCAGGTTGCACATCACGGAAGCTGGCCACAGGCGCAAACGGCTGACCATTGACGGTTAAAATCTCGTCACCGCGCACAATACCGGCGTCAGCCGCCGGACCACCTGCCAATACTGACTGGACGAACCACCGGCGCCCTCGGCGTTCAAACCAGGCCCCGATATGGCGCACCGGGTATGTATCGAGCTCGCCACCAAAGCAGGCCGCATCTACCCAGTACTTCTGTTCCTCGCTGCTGAGAAGCTGAGCCTCAAGGGCTAACCCCCCAATCTCACGCCGAAGCTGACTCAGTGCTAGGCGACTCTGAGCATAATTAGGAGCGGCACCAAGCTGAGCCCGCAGTGCGTCTCGCTCCGCCGTCAGCCGTGAGTCTGCGCCTTTGGGCATCAACAATTCCGCCGCCTCATCAAACAACGTGGGCACGGATGCAGCCGGCAAACCGAGACCCACACCCCACGGTCCGCCCAACGCTAGGGCTAAGCCTAGTGATAGCG
Proteins encoded:
- a CDS encoding ABC transporter ATP-binding protein, with protein sequence MVASKVEDPIVRVRQVSKSYGGDQRTPTVTALSDINLDVMKGEFLALSGPSGSGKTTLLNLIGALDVPTNGTIMIENCMLGQMKRSELSLLRRNRIGFVFQAYNLIPIMTALENAEFTLALQRRPKHERIALAMQALKQVGLGDFASRLPRELSGGQQQRVAIARAIAPQPALILADEPTANLDSKSAISLLDIMQDLNARLGVTFIFSTHDPRVIERARRIVPMVDGRIVA
- a CDS encoding PDZ domain-containing protein; this encodes MKRRLMQPQSIAALSLGLALALGGPWGVGLGLPAASVPTLFDEAAELLMPKGADSRLTAERDALRAQLGAAPNYAQSRLALSQLRREIGGLALEAQLLSSEEQKYWVDAACFGGELDTYPVRHIGAWFERRGRRWFVQSVLAGGPAADAGIVRGDEILTVNGQPFAPVASFRDVQPAAQVQLGLRRLPWEAPRQIKVTVTSSSMAEALKRHQTLGSFVRQVGGRRVMYAPLPLTCHRSLETALAALAVKAQAQADALVLDLRGDFADGGLTFAAPFISLPTSKDTAASPLGLAPFAKKLVLLVDAGTRGGREQLAAFLQQRGRAVLVGTTTAGATRAGRAVSLGDGGDALLWLPRGDGGGAPLVPDVAVEAALVYAAGGDAILDQGLAQAALTAAPRN